A stretch of the Papaver somniferum cultivar HN1 chromosome 6, ASM357369v1, whole genome shotgun sequence genome encodes the following:
- the LOC113285939 gene encoding GTP-binding protein At2g22870-like, with translation MLLRQRFLPLQTYSLISASSSSLPFSLYFQKPVSHSFHQTPNLSSASVHHIHASASKTSNSPEAAKFIKRELFVPPGVDPEAITGDMILPGSNIVLGPYAGHSHIKEVEFIKSSAKPKDCPKDNFPEFAILGRSNVGKSSLINALVRKKEVALTSKKPGKTQLINHFLVNKSWYIVDLPGYGFANAPESTRMDWSAFTKGYFLNRDTLVAVLLLVDASIPARKIDLDCANWLGRNEIPMTFVFTKCDKSKNKKGNRPEENIKDFQDIIRENYRQPPPWIMTSSVSGLGRDELLLHMSQLRNYWDQ, from the exons ATGTTACTGCGGCAGCGATTTCTTCCCCTCCAAACTTACTCTCTTATCTCCgcatcatcatcttctcttcCTTTTTCTCTCTATTTTCAAAAACCTGTCTCACACTCATTTCATCAAACACCTAATCTCTCTTCTGCTTCTGTACATCATATCCATGCCTCAGCTTCAAAGACCTCAAACTCACCTGAAGCAGCAAAATTCATCAAAAGAGAACTTTTTGTTCCTCCTGGAGTAGACCCAGAGGCAATTACAGGAGATATGATTCTTCCTGGTTCAAATATCGTTTTGGGTCCATATGCTGGACACTCGCATATCAAAGAAGTCGAATTTATAAAGAGTAGTGCTAAACCAAAAGATTGCCCCAAGGATAATTTTCCAGAGTTTGCGATTCTAGGTCGATCTAATGTCGGTAAATCATCGCTTATTAATGCGCTTGTTCGCAAGAAAGAAGTTGCTCTTACTTCCAAGAAACCAG GGAAGACTCAACTTATAAATCATTTTCTGGTTAATAAAAGCTGGTACATTGTGGATTTGCCTGGTTATGG GTTTGCAAATGCTCCTGAATCTACTCGGATGGACTGGTCTGCATTCACCAAAGGTTACTTTTTAAACAGAGACACTCTTGTTGCCGTATTGCTTCTCGTTGATGCTAGTATTCCTGCACGGAAGATTGACCTTGATTGTGCCAATTGGCTTGGTCGCAACGAG ATACCGATGACTTTTGTGTTTACCAAGTGCGACAAGTCGAAGAACAAGAAGGGAAATAGGCCGGAAGAGAACATCAAGGATTTTCAAGACATAATTAGAGAAAACTACCGACAACCTCCACCATGGATCATGACAAGTAGTGTCAGCGGCTTGGGAAGAGATGAGCTTCTTCTTCATATGTCGCAGCTAAGGAACTATTGGGATCAGTAA